The window GACCCCTCGACACCGGACTCGATGGTGATCGACGCGACGCGCGTGGACCATCCCGAGTCGCCCTACGACCTCGTCAAGAAGATGCGGGCGTCGTTCTACATGCTCGGCGCGCTCCTCGGGCGCTGCGGCGAAGCCCGCGTCTCGATGCCCGGCGGCTGCGCATGGGGCCCCCGGCCGGTGGACCTGCACCTCGAAGGCATGAAAGCACTCGGGGCCGAGATCGAACTCGACCGGGGCGACGTGGTGGCGAAGGCACCCGGTGGGCGGCTCCAAGGCGGGCGCTTCCGGTTCGACCCCGTCTCGGTCGGGGCGACGATCAACGTGACGCTGGCTGCGGTCATGGCCGAGGGCGAGACGGTCCTCGAAAACGTCGCTACCGAGCCGGACGTGGTCGTCTTCGGCGAGATGCTCCGGCAGATGGGGGCCCGGATCGACGGCCTCGGGACGAAGACGATCACGATCCAGGGCGTGGAGCGGCTCGACCCGGTCACGTTCTGGAACTGCCCGGACCGGATCGAGCTCGGCACCTACATGATCGCCGCCGTGATGGCGAGCGAGCCGGGCTCGACCTTCCGCATCACCGGCGCTCGCGCCGACCATCTCGGCGACGCCTTCCCCGAGGCCTTCCGCAAGACGGGGGCCGACTTCTCGGTCGAGCCCGAGGCCGAAGGACCGCACGAGGTCGTGACGGTGACCGTTCCCGAGACGATCCAGCCTGTCGACATCGTCACCGCCCCCTACCCCGGATTTGCGACGGACCTCCAGGCACAGTGGACGGTGATGATGACCCAGGCCGAGGGCACGGCGACCGTCACCGACACGATCTACACCGACCGCTTCAAGCACATCCCCGAACTGAACCGGATGGGGACCAACTGCTCGGTCGCGGACAACAAGGTGGTGGTCCAGGGACACGGCCGCAATGGCATCAGTGGGACGACGGTGATGAGCACGGACCTCCGCGCGAGCGTCTCGCTCGTCCTGGCCGGCCTCGTGGCGAAGGGGCAGACCGACGTGCTCCGGGTCTACCACCTCGACCGCGGCTACGAAGACCTCGAAGGCAAGCTCTCGAAGGCCGGCATCGCCATCGAGCGCGTCGCCTACGACGAGTTCGCCGAGGACGCTGAGCCCGTCGCCTAACGCGGAACCGGGCCTGGGGCGGGGCGGTTGCTCCGCCCCATGTCGCTCGCGAGCCCGTCGTCTCCCGCCGAAACGTCCCGCCGTCCGCCTCCGCTCGGGCGGATGCTGCGGCGCATCCTCGGCTACGCGCGGCCCTACGGGCGGCGGCTCGCGGCGGCGCTCCTGCTCTCGGTCCTCGGTTCGCTCACG of the Bacteroidota bacterium genome contains:
- the murA gene encoding UDP-N-acetylglucosamine 1-carboxyvinyltransferase; this translates as MDKLVIQGGHPLTGTIHVGGSKNTALPLMAAAVLADGTTTLHNMPVLRDVHTFANVLRVSGCVVEYKPDADPSTPDSMVIDATRVDHPESPYDLVKKMRASFYMLGALLGRCGEARVSMPGGCAWGPRPVDLHLEGMKALGAEIELDRGDVVAKAPGGRLQGGRFRFDPVSVGATINVTLAAVMAEGETVLENVATEPDVVVFGEMLRQMGARIDGLGTKTITIQGVERLDPVTFWNCPDRIELGTYMIAAVMASEPGSTFRITGARADHLGDAFPEAFRKTGADFSVEPEAEGPHEVVTVTVPETIQPVDIVTAPYPGFATDLQAQWTVMMTQAEGTATVTDTIYTDRFKHIPELNRMGTNCSVADNKVVVQGHGRNGISGTTVMSTDLRASVSLVLAGLVAKGQTDVLRVYHLDRGYEDLEGKLSKAGIAIERVAYDEFAEDAEPVA